The sequence below is a genomic window from Chryseobacterium foetidum.
CATTCATTCTGTTGAAAGTGTGATCCCATGATTCGTCTTCAAGAAAATGGTCTACAGTACGCAGCCAGTGATCTTTGTCGGGATCTGTAAGGATTTTTTCTGCAGCTGAAATAAATGAGTCTGCATCATCTACAATCTGCACCAGTGCTGCGTTCCCGTACGGGTTCACAACGTCTTTAATCGCTGTAGAAATCACAGGCTTCCCTGCCGCAAGGTATTCAGGAGTTTTGGTAGGGCTGATGAACTCCGTAGACTCATTCAGGGCAAACAAAATCAGGGCAATGTCCCAGTGGGCAATGTAAGCCGGAAGGTCTGTATAGCTTTTCGAGCCTAAATAATGAATGTTTTCTGCACGTGGCAAATCATCAGGATTGATCTTCACAACCGGACCGATAATGACAAACTGCCAGTCGGGACGGTTGGCAGATACATTTCGCAGTAATTCTATATCAAATCTTTCATCCACAACACCAAAAAATCCCATTCTCGGGAATCCTATGGCTTGCTGATCTTCGGGATCCGGCTGAAAAGTCCTCGCTTTCTCAAAATGCTGTTTGTCTATACTGCTTGGCATTGCATGGATGTTGTGATGCCTGTTTTTCTTCGCCTGATAAAGAGAATTTCCTCCCGTAAACACTACATCTGCTTTTTTGAAAAGGTCTTCTTCGAGTTGTAGAAGCTGAGGCGGTGCAAATCTGAATGCAGAAAGCTCATCCATAGAATCGTAGATTACTTTCTGAGGTCTGAGCTCAGTGGTAAACTGCAGAGCCATCGGGGTGTAATACCAACTTACATATTCTGTAATATCATATTCCCTTAAGACATGTAAAATAAGATTTTGAATTCTCTGGTTTGTAAAGTCATCATAGGCTGATATAATCAGTTCTACGATATAGACTCCATCCTGTACATTAACGGTGTGTCTGTCTGAATCTCCCAGTTTCGGCTCTTCAAAATAAAAGACCTGATACTGTTTTGCAAACCTTGTGAGTAAATGTTGTGGTCTTTGATAGACAAAGTTCCACGATAAGTGACTGAAACATAGTAAATACTTCATATTTTATTGTTGTGGTTTAATTGTTAACAATTTAAAATAAGTATTTTATAATTGTTATGATTACAATCATAGAATTAAAATATTAAAATATTAAAAATTATGGCGTGATTTTAGTGAGATTTTTTCAAAATAAATTTTTAGAAAACTGTTTTAATTTTATAAAAAATTATAACAAAAGATGAAAATTTTTCAGTTAGTAAAATTCAATTATTTATAAAGATTATATGGCAACAGTAGTATTTAAAAAAGAAGATTTTGTAGAAAACGAATCCGGAGAATTTCTTGTAGAATATAAGATCCAGGAAATTGGTCAGGGAAGCAATCTCATCGTTGAGGAAATGAACAGCAGTGGCGAATACGAAGTGGTACAGGTTCCCATCAGGCGTCAGAATGAAAGTATGTTTATCTGCTTCTCGCATCCGGCTGACGGCAGACTTATTTTTGAAAAATATGATTAAAATAGAAGTTACTGTGATTCAAGACAAGACACCTATTGCTAATGATATGTTCTATAATTTTGTTGCGTTAATTAATACGCCGAAGCACACAAACCTTATATTCAGCATTTGTGTTTTTTTAACCTCTCTCCGGAGAGGGTTTTTCTTGATTATATTTTGAGACAAAGATTACATCCGACAATAACGAATCCGTCTCACAACAAAATTTGAGGCGGATTTTTTATTTCAGTAAAATGTATATTATTTTGGAAAATAGAAAAAGTTGTCCTCTTTAGGCAACTTTCTTTCTTAGATTGTGTGCTAAAGCGTGTAAACCGAACTCCAATTCTACTTTTTTCAGACCTTTGAGGGTAAACCGCTTAAAATTATTGCAATGTTTGAGATGTGCAAACACAGGTTCTACTTCAACCGAGCGTTGTTTTCTTTTTTTAATGCCTTTTTCACTGTTTAAAAGCTTTCGTATTTTCTCTTTGTAATCTTCCAAATGATGGTTCCGTTCGATGCTTCGGTTTTCTTTGGAACTGTGGCAAACGCCTCTAATTGGGCATCCATAGCAGTTTTTAGCCTGATAATGGGAGAGCTTTTGAGGATAACCGGTCTTGGTTTTGCGCGTGCTTTCGTGCGTTTTTTCCATCTTTTGTCCCATCGGACAGATATAAAAATCGCCTTCCCCGTTGTAATGCAGATTTTCTTTGCTGAAAGTCTTGTGTTTCGCCTGATAATGGGCATTCTGCTCTTTGTCGAAAGTATTGTATTTTACAAATGGTGTAATATTGTTCTGTTCCAATAATTCGTAGTTCTGCTCGCTTCCGTACCCCGCATCGGCAGTGAGTTCTTCCAACTCTTCCATTCTTTTTTTACCAAACAATTTCTCAAAATTTTCCAAATGACGCTCCAAAGTATTGATATCATTGGTTTGCTGATGGATGGTATAATTGACGATGATTTGATTCTCTGTGGAAATCTGTGCATTATAAGCCGGTTTGAGCTGTCCATTCATCATGTGATCGTCCTTCATTCTCATGAAAGTAGCATCTTCATCGGTCTTGCTGTAGGAATTCCGCTCTGCTAAAATAGCTTCCTGAGCTTCGTATTTATCGAGGTTTTTCTCAAAATTGTTTTTAATGTAATTCAGTTTGGCTTTGGCTTTTTTGTCGGAATCGGTTTTACCCCCGCTGCCTTTTAATTTGGCATTGATATTTTCTGCCGTTTGCCGGATTTTTTCTTTGCTGATCTCTTTGAACTCCGGCGGTTCAGGGTCTTTATCTTCTTCCTTTGCCACACTTTGAGCGTATTTCCAGAGCTCTTCCAGTTGACGAAGCATTTTTTCTTTGTTGGTTTTGATGGAATTTGCCCAGACAAAAGTGTAGCGACCCGCCTGTGCTTCAATTTTGGTTCCGTCTACAAACACCTGTTTCAGGCTCACCAAACCTTCTTCTGCCAAAAGCAAAACCACCTGGGAGAAAATATTTTTGAAGGCGGCTTCAAGTTTATGGGCACGAAAACGGTTCACGGTATTGTGATCTACAATACTCATGTTGGAGAGCCACATGAAGTTGATGTTTTCACGAAGCGCTTTTTCGATTTTCCGCGATGAATAAATATTGTTCATATACGCAAAAACCATCACCTTGAGCATCATCACAGGGTGATAACTGGGATTTCCTTCTTTACTGTAAGCTTTCAGGAGCGGGTCAATGTTTACCTTCTCCAAAATATCATTAACGATCCGAACAGGATGATTTTCGGGAATCAAATCCTCAAAACTATAAGGAAACAAAACCAACTGATTTTGATTATAATGCTTAAAATTCATAAACAACTATCTGATTATCAGATATAAATATACGAAATCCTGCAATAATTACCAAAAAAAACCGCCTCAGTTGTGAGACGGATTCATTATTAAAATTAAAAATCAGTTTCTTTTCTGAAGATAATCTTCAATTTTATCTTTAGGTATAAGATCCAGAATTTTATTGACATCTATGATTTTATGTTCTGTAATAATGCTTTTCACTGCTTTTGCTGCACCTGGCTCATTTATCAACCGTTCTATAAGTCCGTAAACATTCACCATTTTTTTGTGCGTATTTTCTTCGTCACCGCCAAACCATGATCCGTTAAAATGATGACTCACATAATTTTTCGGTAAATCCTGAGAGAAATAGATAGATGGATATAGCGTAACATCATGTTTCAAATGTTGTATTGTATCGCTGTATCGGTCTGCACCATACTCTTTTTCCAGCATTTCAGAAAAGATATCTGTGTTGATTCTTTCTACGAAGCCTTCCTGCTTATTGTAATATTCTGTGAAATCTTTAGCCAGCTGATGTTTTGGTTCTGCCATCCAGAATGCGGAGTATGGAACGCCTTTCACTTCAAATCCGCAGACTGCTTTTTCGTTTAAAAATTCATCAAGAGGAAGTTTAAGTTCCATATCGGTGTCCAAATAAATTCCGCCATGATCGTACATTACTTTCGACCGTACGTAATCCGATACAAAAGCCCACTTTTTCTGAGCAAAAGCTTCTTTTACATAATTATTGTCTTCAAGGGGAGCATTGCTTTCGTTCCATTCTACAATTTCAAAATCGGGATGAATTTTTTTCCATGTTTTGAGACAGTGCTCTGCCAGTTCATCTTTTTTTCCGCCTCCAAACCAGCAGTAATGTATTTTTTTTGGAATCATAATTAATTATTTGATGTGATTGTATACAAAAGCAGCGAACCTGCCTTTTCTCTTCTATCTGCAAAAAACAAACCTTTACCGAAATTTTTAATAAAATCAAATACCACTTTTTCATCTGAAACTTATTTTAAAACAGACTTAAATATTATTTTTAGTCGAAATTAAATTTAAAGGAATTGAAAATCAGTTTTATAAACATATTTAAAGATTAAATGGTACGGTTATTTCTTTTCAAGAAATCAGTCGGAATTGTATCTGATTTTATTTCACGAATTTTCATTAAACCTTTATGACAAAGCCCAACCACTCACCTTATCAGCCAAAAAAATA
It includes:
- a CDS encoding glutathione synthase, producing the protein MATVVFKKEDFVENESGEFLVEYKIQEIGQGSNLIVEEMNSSGEYEVVQVPIRRQNESMFICFSHPADGRLIFEKYD
- a CDS encoding glycosyltransferase family 32 protein codes for the protein MIPKKIHYCWFGGGKKDELAEHCLKTWKKIHPDFEIVEWNESNAPLEDNNYVKEAFAQKKWAFVSDYVRSKVMYDHGGIYLDTDMELKLPLDEFLNEKAVCGFEVKGVPYSAFWMAEPKHQLAKDFTEYYNKQEGFVERINTDIFSEMLEKEYGADRYSDTIQHLKHDVTLYPSIYFSQDLPKNYVSHHFNGSWFGGDEENTHKKMVNVYGLIERLINEPGAAKAVKSIITEHKIIDVNKILDLIPKDKIEDYLQKRN
- a CDS encoding IS1182 family transposase encodes the protein MNFKHYNQNQLVLFPYSFEDLIPENHPVRIVNDILEKVNIDPLLKAYSKEGNPSYHPVMMLKVMVFAYMNNIYSSRKIEKALRENINFMWLSNMSIVDHNTVNRFRAHKLEAAFKNIFSQVVLLLAEEGLVSLKQVFVDGTKIEAQAGRYTFVWANSIKTNKEKMLRQLEELWKYAQSVAKEEDKDPEPPEFKEISKEKIRQTAENINAKLKGSGGKTDSDKKAKAKLNYIKNNFEKNLDKYEAQEAILAERNSYSKTDEDATFMRMKDDHMMNGQLKPAYNAQISTENQIIVNYTIHQQTNDINTLERHLENFEKLFGKKRMEELEELTADAGYGSEQNYELLEQNNITPFVKYNTFDKEQNAHYQAKHKTFSKENLHYNGEGDFYICPMGQKMEKTHESTRKTKTGYPQKLSHYQAKNCYGCPIRGVCHSSKENRSIERNHHLEDYKEKIRKLLNSEKGIKKRKQRSVEVEPVFAHLKHCNNFKRFTLKGLKKVELEFGLHALAHNLRKKVA
- a CDS encoding glycosyltransferase, with amino-acid sequence MKYLLCFSHLSWNFVYQRPQHLLTRFAKQYQVFYFEEPKLGDSDRHTVNVQDGVYIVELIISAYDDFTNQRIQNLILHVLREYDITEYVSWYYTPMALQFTTELRPQKVIYDSMDELSAFRFAPPQLLQLEEDLFKKADVVFTGGNSLYQAKKNRHHNIHAMPSSIDKQHFEKARTFQPDPEDQQAIGFPRMGFFGVVDERFDIELLRNVSANRPDWQFVIIGPVVKINPDDLPRAENIHYLGSKSYTDLPAYIAHWDIALILFALNESTEFISPTKTPEYLAAGKPVISTAIKDVVNPYGNAALVQIVDDADSFISAAEKILTDPDKDHWLRTVDHFLEDESWDHTFNRMNALINKIEVTQKQKQINNV